One region of Manis pentadactyla isolate mManPen7 chromosome 9, mManPen7.hap1, whole genome shotgun sequence genomic DNA includes:
- the LOC118912139 gene encoding olfactory receptor 51I2-like: protein MLPAQSYVNTSSFQPPAFLMIGIPGLEALHAWISIPFSSMYTVALTGNCLILLAVRRTPSLHQPMYYFLSMLALTDVGLTLSTLPTTLAVLWFDRRLIGFNACLVQMFFLHSFSVVESSVLLAMSFDRFVAISNPLRYAAVLTNNVIIRIGMAIVTRATLCLFPVPFLIKRLNFCTGNNFLSHSFCFHPDVMRRACDDITINIRYGLYVVLSTGGIDSLLIILSYTLILHTVLGLASPRERIRALNTCVSHILAVFVFFVPVITMSMIHRFGRHLPHVVYALVAYVYLVVPPVLNPIIYSVKSKPIREAMLRVLRWKGQG from the coding sequence AtgctccctgcccagtcctatgTCAACACCTCCTCCTTCCAGCCACCTGCTTTCCTGATGATTGGCATCCCAGGGCTGGAGGCCCTCCATGCCTGgatctccatccccttctcctccATGTACACTGTGGCCCTCACTGGCAACTGCCTGATCCTCTTGGCCGTGAGGAGGACTCCCAGCCTGCACCAGCCCATGTACTACTTCCTGTCCATGCTGGCCCTCACAGACGTGGGCCTCACCTTGTCCACACTGCCCACCACGCTGGCCGTGCTCTGGTTCGACCGTCGGCTCATCGGCTTCAATGCCTGCCTGGTGCAGATGTTCTTCCTCCACTCCTTCTCTGTGGTGGAGTCCTCGGTGCTGCTGGCCATGTCGTTTGACCGCTTCGTGGCCATCTCCAACCCCCTGCGCTATGCGGCTGTCCTCACAAACAATGTCATCATCAGGATTGGGATGGCTATAGTGACCCGTGCCACCTTGTGTCTCTTTCCTGTGCCATTTTTGATTAAGCGTCTAAACTTCTGCACTGGAAATAACTTCCTGTCCCACTCATTTTGTTTCCACCCTGATGTGATGAGAAGAGCCTGTGATGACATCACCATCAATATCCGCTATGGGCTTTATGTAGTACTGTCCACGGGGGGCATAGACTCCCTGCTCATCATCCTATCCTACACTCTCATCCTGCACACAGTGCTGGGGCTGGCCTCTCCCAGAGAGCGCATCCGGGCCCTCAACACCTGTGTCTCCCACATCCTGGctgtctttgtcttctttgttcctGTCATTACCATGTCCATGATCCACCGTTTTGGGAGGCACCTGCCCCACGTTGTATATGCTCTTGTTGCTTATGTGTACCTGGTGGTACCCCCTGTGCTCAACCCCATCATCTACAGTGTCAAATCCAAGCCCATCAGGGAGGCCATGCTCAGGGTGCTGAGGTGGAAAGGCCAAGGCTGA